A single region of the Bifidobacterium asteroides DSM 20089 genome encodes:
- a CDS encoding alpha-mannosidase: MQLKVERELDRCDRVMRQRVLPYVDRTVGHCAVRVYRIPGEPISSQDFFRRLNSGDIPFEPLNLGESWGTTWGTTWMEIKGSIDQSHRDEAPLELIVDLGWQPDSPGGHYEAEAYRPDGSIIKAVNPKNQWIPLDGKDWKGLATDEEPSLIGPDGTFTLYLEAACNPLILGVPAFAKTQLGEGTTGRADESNILTRLDVCRFDQEIWNYAMDLEAVSQIIKECNKKQPRYWRLGKALQTSLNDYQEGDADSLPQARGALAEELRRPAVSSSLDHAVVGHSHIDSAWLWPKRETRRKVARTVSNMLALMERDPDFIYVMSSPQQYAWLEDDHPDLFSRLLRRVKEGRFIPVGGMWVESDGMLPAGESLTRQFSYGKRYYREHLGVDTDVVWEPDSFGYTGQFPQIARRAGMRYFLSQKISWNDTTKFPHHTFDWQGIDGTSIFTHFPPMDTYASSMTARELNHSEENYQDKDLSDRAIVLCGYGDGGGGTTREMLGRYDRLRDVEGVARARYEAPEDFFRESSRQIHLRAGREMPVWKGELYLELHRKTLTSQQDMKRGCRQEEAMLRTVEYLCAYAGLVDNSYEYPRQELDGIWRTLLLNQFHDILPGSAISWVHRLAREDYRRDIARLEQIGDEAARVIASAQPGAPMVSDARLIPMDGKGQTAWKAVGPVQAQEGPEGIRPVQVSQEGDGFVMDNGLIRAVVASDGEVHSILDRTSGRDLVPQGSSVGGYELFKDEPYMWDAWDLERDALLTASPVDDPVAMEALGSGVRVSRRHGQTTIVTTIGLTPGSRQLDFTADVDWHQDEQLLKVDIPVAVQARYAQFECQYGFIDRPIQKNNAAEEAQFESCTHRFVRISDDGLAVGVVNASTYGGDTTPIHYDEKAGKEAGTLVRLTLLSAPVFPDPHTDRGRHSFAWSIVPGDTQADILQAAYALNAPVFHHGLPAVEPLAAVEDIQGTTVIDWIKTADDDSDDVIVRVYNPDSSPSKARLRTGSVLQGATVRETNSLEDGPVPEGVRPGLCSAQGEQADGALLNLVPFQFTTLRLSRR; this comes from the coding sequence ATGCAGCTGAAGGTGGAGCGTGAACTCGACAGGTGTGATCGAGTCATGAGGCAACGGGTGCTGCCCTATGTCGATAGAACGGTCGGCCATTGTGCAGTCAGGGTCTACCGGATTCCTGGCGAGCCCATTTCCTCCCAGGACTTCTTCCGCCGCCTGAACAGTGGGGACATTCCTTTTGAGCCCTTGAATCTTGGCGAATCCTGGGGGACCACTTGGGGAACAACCTGGATGGAGATCAAGGGAAGCATTGACCAGAGCCATCGAGATGAGGCTCCGCTTGAACTGATTGTGGACCTTGGATGGCAGCCCGACTCTCCCGGCGGCCATTACGAGGCAGAGGCCTACCGCCCCGACGGCTCCATTATCAAGGCGGTCAACCCGAAGAACCAGTGGATCCCTCTTGACGGCAAGGACTGGAAGGGGTTGGCCACTGATGAAGAGCCTTCTCTTATCGGGCCAGACGGTACATTCACCCTCTATCTGGAGGCAGCCTGCAATCCGCTTATTCTCGGTGTTCCGGCCTTCGCGAAGACACAGCTGGGGGAGGGAACCACAGGACGGGCTGATGAGTCCAACATCCTGACCCGTCTGGATGTCTGCCGCTTCGATCAGGAGATATGGAACTACGCAATGGATCTGGAGGCGGTCAGCCAGATCATCAAGGAGTGCAACAAGAAACAGCCCCGCTACTGGCGGTTGGGCAAGGCTTTGCAAACCTCCCTCAATGACTATCAGGAAGGCGATGCAGACAGTCTGCCTCAGGCGCGAGGGGCTCTGGCGGAGGAACTTCGGCGTCCTGCGGTGTCCAGCAGCTTGGACCACGCAGTGGTGGGCCATTCCCATATTGATTCGGCATGGCTCTGGCCTAAGCGTGAAACGCGTCGAAAAGTGGCGCGTACTGTTTCCAACATGCTGGCACTGATGGAGCGCGATCCGGATTTCATCTATGTGATGAGCTCGCCGCAACAGTATGCATGGCTGGAGGACGACCACCCGGACCTGTTCTCCCGCCTGCTGCGTCGGGTCAAGGAAGGGCGCTTCATCCCGGTGGGCGGGATGTGGGTGGAATCTGATGGTATGCTCCCTGCCGGTGAATCATTGACAAGGCAATTTTCCTACGGCAAGCGTTACTATCGAGAGCACCTTGGCGTTGACACCGACGTGGTCTGGGAACCGGACAGCTTCGGATACACAGGTCAGTTCCCGCAGATCGCCCGTCGTGCGGGGATGCGCTACTTCCTCTCACAGAAGATCTCCTGGAATGACACTACCAAGTTTCCCCATCACACTTTCGACTGGCAAGGCATTGATGGCACATCCATCTTTACGCATTTCCCACCCATGGACACGTATGCATCCAGCATGACGGCAAGGGAGCTCAATCATTCCGAAGAGAACTATCAAGACAAGGATCTCTCCGACAGAGCAATCGTCCTTTGCGGTTACGGTGACGGCGGCGGCGGCACCACTCGTGAGATGTTGGGCCGCTACGATCGGTTGCGTGACGTCGAGGGAGTAGCCAGGGCACGTTATGAGGCTCCTGAGGACTTCTTCCGTGAATCCAGCAGGCAGATTCATCTGCGTGCCGGTCGGGAGATGCCCGTCTGGAAGGGCGAGCTCTATCTGGAGTTGCACCGCAAGACCCTGACCTCCCAGCAGGATATGAAGCGGGGCTGCCGGCAGGAGGAAGCCATGCTGCGCACGGTCGAATACCTGTGCGCTTACGCCGGCCTGGTCGATAACTCATACGAGTACCCCCGTCAGGAGCTGGACGGAATCTGGCGCACGCTTCTGCTCAACCAGTTCCATGACATTCTTCCAGGTTCCGCCATCTCCTGGGTGCATAGGCTGGCCAGGGAAGACTACCGTAGGGACATAGCACGTCTGGAGCAGATCGGCGACGAGGCTGCCCGCGTCATAGCCTCCGCCCAGCCAGGGGCTCCCATGGTGTCCGATGCCAGGCTGATACCCATGGACGGGAAGGGTCAGACGGCTTGGAAGGCTGTCGGGCCAGTCCAGGCGCAGGAGGGGCCCGAAGGCATACGGCCTGTCCAAGTCAGTCAAGAGGGTGACGGATTCGTCATGGATAATGGTCTTATCCGTGCCGTCGTCGCTTCGGATGGCGAGGTCCATTCCATCCTTGACAGGACCTCTGGCAGGGACCTGGTCCCCCAGGGCTCATCGGTTGGCGGATATGAGCTCTTCAAGGATGAGCCCTATATGTGGGATGCCTGGGACCTGGAGCGCGATGCCCTGTTGACTGCTTCTCCGGTCGATGACCCAGTCGCCATGGAGGCCTTGGGTTCCGGTGTTCGGGTATCGCGTCGGCATGGGCAGACCACAATCGTGACCACAATCGGGCTGACCCCTGGCAGCAGGCAGTTGGACTTCACTGCTGATGTTGACTGGCATCAGGATGAGCAGCTGCTCAAGGTGGACATCCCCGTTGCCGTTCAGGCCAGGTATGCACAATTCGAGTGCCAGTACGGCTTCATCGACAGGCCCATTCAGAAGAACAATGCTGCCGAAGAGGCCCAGTTCGAGAGCTGTACGCACCGATTCGTCAGGATCAGCGACGACGGCCTTGCCGTCGGCGTGGTCAACGCTTCGACATACGGCGGTGACACCACACCGATTCACTACGACGAGAAGGCTGGCAAAGAGGCGGGTACCCTGGTCAGACTGACCCTTCTGTCCGCTCCGGTCTTTCCTGATCCGCATACCGACAGGGGCAGGCACAGTTTTGCCTGGTCAATTGTCCCTGGGGACACCCAGGCTGACATCCTGCAAGCAGCCTATGCCCTCAACGCTCCGGTCTTCCATCATGGACTGCCTGCCGTTGAGCCACTGGCTGCTGTCGAGGATATCCAGGGCACCACCGTCATCGACTGGATCAAGACGGCTGATGACGACAGCGACGATGTGATTGTCAGGGTCTACAACCCGGATTCTTCGCCCTCCAAGGCCAGGCTGCGCACCGGGTCGGTCCTGCAGGGGGCGACCGTGAGGGAGACCAACTCCCTGGAGGATGGACCTGTGCCCGAAGGCGTGCGGCCGGGTCTGTGCTCCGCACAGGGTGAGCAAGCTGATGGTGCCTTGCTGAATCTTGTTCCCTTCCAGTTCACCACCTTGAGACTCTCCAGGCGCTGA
- a CDS encoding ABC transporter substrate-binding protein — protein sequence MRALKKVAVMICATAMAGSLAACGGSNSSSGGSKDGKPSGEISFQTWNLKNDKYTPYFKNLISAYEKSHPGTTIKWVDQPSDNYEQKLSADAAANSLPDIIDAGPSLMYGLAKAGALMNISKEAPKAQNNYYKNAWDAVTFKGKDIEEGAYGFPWYVNDGPTYYNSELMQKCGLDPNKLPVTWDDYFSQADTMVNSGCGAYMSTMLGGSVDDYASAGIPIMNKDHTKYVFNSPEAVKHLQRFVDLYNKKGIPPEALSAQWSQQGEFFQKGSIVAMGGSAYSAADFKQNSPDLYKHLAVGTKISDQGKSASLAYEMLAVNAQTKNKTLALDFVQYVTNAKNQLSFAKKSNTFPSSKGGLDDPYYANIDTSDVQGKALKITLNSVKNGYSSRPAEFTDANGKDYLQQQAALALQGKQTAKESLDKAVKYANEKLQ from the coding sequence ATGAGAGCACTGAAGAAGGTAGCAGTAATGATCTGCGCGACTGCCATGGCGGGTTCGTTGGCGGCGTGCGGAGGAAGCAACAGCAGTTCAGGGGGGTCAAAAGATGGTAAGCCGTCAGGCGAAATCTCCTTCCAGACCTGGAACCTGAAAAACGACAAGTACACTCCGTACTTCAAAAACCTGATTTCAGCCTACGAGAAGTCACATCCCGGCACCACCATCAAGTGGGTCGACCAGCCATCGGACAACTATGAGCAGAAGCTGTCCGCCGATGCTGCGGCCAACTCCCTGCCCGACATCATCGATGCCGGTCCCTCTCTGATGTACGGCCTGGCCAAGGCCGGGGCCCTGATGAACATCAGCAAGGAGGCTCCCAAGGCCCAAAACAACTATTACAAGAATGCCTGGGATGCAGTGACCTTCAAGGGCAAGGACATCGAGGAGGGTGCCTACGGCTTCCCTTGGTACGTCAACGATGGACCGACCTATTACAATTCTGAGCTCATGCAGAAGTGCGGGCTCGATCCCAACAAGCTGCCTGTGACCTGGGACGACTACTTCTCCCAGGCGGACACCATGGTCAATAGCGGCTGCGGGGCCTACATGTCCACCATGCTGGGCGGCTCCGTCGATGACTATGCATCGGCCGGCATCCCCATCATGAACAAGGACCACACCAAGTACGTCTTCAATTCCCCCGAGGCCGTCAAGCACCTGCAGCGCTTCGTCGACCTGTATAACAAGAAGGGAATCCCGCCGGAGGCTCTGAGCGCACAGTGGTCTCAGCAGGGCGAGTTCTTCCAGAAGGGCTCCATCGTGGCCATGGGCGGCAGTGCCTACTCGGCGGCGGATTTCAAGCAGAACTCCCCTGACCTGTACAAGCATCTGGCTGTGGGCACCAAGATCAGCGATCAGGGCAAGTCCGCCAGCCTGGCCTATGAGATGCTGGCCGTCAACGCCCAGACCAAGAACAAGACGCTCGCCCTGGACTTCGTCCAGTATGTGACCAATGCCAAGAACCAACTGTCGTTCGCCAAGAAGTCCAACACCTTCCCCTCCAGCAAGGGTGGCCTTGATGATCCCTATTACGCCAACATCGACACCAGCGATGTTCAGGGCAAGGCCCTGAAGATCACTCTGAACTCCGTAAAGAACGGGTACTCAAGCCGTCCTGCCGAGTTCACCGATGCCAATGGCAAGGACTACCTGCAGCAGCAGGCCGCCCTGGCCCTGCAGGGCAAGCAGACAGCCAAGGAGTCCTTGGACAAGGCCGTCAAGTACGCCAACGAGAAGCTGCAGTAA
- a CDS encoding carbohydrate ABC transporter permease, which yields MSRTDSSAFRPKASALGRHGGPQAGVHGGRGIHWTTSLAPYLFVFPAFAIVFIFVILAALNTCRLAFTDSTLLRPGKFIGIQNFVKIVHDDYFWTALLNSTLYVVCVVPFMVILPLILANLVKGNSRIMGFFRTSFYTPVVMSAVVVGMIWTNLLDPKGLVNSVLESLHIIHSPIPFLSDRWLILFTSMFVTIWLGLGYYMVIYLTALANIDASLYEAASLDGAGPVRQFLYVTIPGVRSTIVLIMMLSTIAAFRVFNEIYVLTNGTAGPGGEDITMSMLIQKEGTGIQARTGYASALSLIVLVVVGTMLVLQQIIQKRGEDS from the coding sequence ATGAGCCGCACTGACTCTTCCGCCTTCCGGCCGAAGGCTTCTGCCCTCGGCCGGCACGGCGGGCCCCAGGCCGGGGTCCACGGCGGCAGGGGAATCCACTGGACCACTTCCCTGGCCCCTTACCTGTTTGTTTTCCCGGCCTTTGCCATCGTCTTCATCTTCGTGATCCTCGCTGCGCTGAATACCTGTCGCCTGGCATTTACCGATTCCACACTGCTGCGACCGGGCAAGTTCATAGGCATCCAGAACTTCGTAAAGATCGTGCATGACGACTATTTCTGGACCGCGTTGCTCAACTCCACCCTCTACGTGGTCTGCGTGGTCCCCTTTATGGTGATTCTTCCCCTGATACTGGCCAACCTGGTCAAGGGGAACTCCAGGATCATGGGGTTCTTCAGAACCTCCTTCTACACCCCCGTTGTCATGTCAGCAGTGGTGGTGGGGATGATCTGGACCAATCTGCTTGACCCCAAGGGGCTGGTCAACTCGGTTCTGGAGTCCCTGCACATCATCCACAGCCCGATCCCATTTCTCAGCGATCGCTGGCTGATACTGTTCACTTCCATGTTCGTCACCATCTGGCTGGGCCTTGGATATTACATGGTCATCTACCTGACCGCCCTGGCCAACATTGACGCCTCCCTGTACGAGGCAGCCTCGCTGGATGGGGCAGGCCCGGTAAGGCAATTCCTGTATGTCACCATCCCAGGAGTGAGATCCACCATCGTGCTGATCATGATGCTGTCCACCATCGCGGCCTTCCGTGTGTTCAACGAGATCTACGTGCTCACCAACGGCACGGCCGGACCCGGCGGCGAGGACATCACCATGTCCATGCTCATTCAGAAGGAGGGCACAGGCATCCAGGCCAGGACGGGCTATGCCAGTGCTCTGTCGCTGATCGTCCTGGTTGTGGTCGGAACCATGCTGGTCCTGCAGCAGATCATCCAGAAGCGGGGGGAGGACTCATGA
- a CDS encoding carbohydrate ABC transporter permease translates to MKSGHSKVTVGKVIQYLVLILVFFLLVGPFVWELSLSFKGKGDNVYAVPPYIIPKTPTWNNYISVFRQVPVFRYMLNTVIVAVLSIGGNVIFSTMAGYALGRLKWRGRNLLFTIFMGTMVIPVEGVVISQFLIVRSVGLQNTLLAVALPGMVGAVNILLMTNAFKGIPDELEEAAEVDGANLWQRFYRICVPQVKGTMTVVGIFAFVGAWNDFLWPLIVISDESNYTLTLGMNRLKGMFISDPRLIAAGALVSLIPILVFFACFQRYFFRGLEQGGIKE, encoded by the coding sequence ATGAAAAGCGGTCACTCCAAAGTCACTGTTGGCAAGGTCATTCAGTACCTTGTGCTTATATTGGTCTTCTTCCTGCTGGTGGGGCCCTTCGTCTGGGAGCTGTCGCTCTCCTTCAAGGGCAAGGGCGACAATGTCTATGCGGTTCCGCCCTACATCATCCCGAAGACCCCCACTTGGAACAATTACATATCCGTCTTCAGACAGGTTCCGGTCTTCCGGTACATGCTGAACACGGTGATCGTCGCCGTTCTTTCCATCGGTGGCAATGTCATCTTCTCGACTATGGCCGGATATGCGCTGGGTCGACTCAAGTGGCGCGGGCGCAACCTGCTCTTCACGATTTTCATGGGCACCATGGTCATCCCCGTCGAGGGTGTGGTCATCTCCCAGTTCCTGATCGTCCGAAGCGTCGGTCTACAGAACACCCTCCTGGCCGTCGCCCTGCCAGGCATGGTGGGCGCCGTCAATATTCTGCTGATGACCAATGCCTTCAAGGGCATTCCGGATGAGCTTGAGGAGGCGGCCGAGGTGGACGGCGCCAATCTTTGGCAGCGCTTCTACCGGATCTGTGTGCCTCAGGTCAAAGGCACCATGACCGTTGTCGGCATCTTCGCCTTCGTGGGCGCCTGGAATGATTTCCTCTGGCCCCTTATCGTCATCTCCGACGAGTCAAACTACACGCTCACTCTGGGCATGAACCGGCTCAAGGGCATGTTCATTTCGGATCCCAGATTGATAGCAGCGGGGGCCCTGGTCTCCCTGATACCGATCCTGGTCTTCTTCGCCTGCTTCCAACGCTACTTCTTCCGTGGTCTGGAACAGGGTGGCATCAAGGAATAG
- a CDS encoding glycoside hydrolase 5 family protein, whose translation MKFGVNYTPSHNWFYFWLHPDWDAVAKDLDDIASLGLDHIRIFPLWTLLQPNRTWINYAALDDLRHMAALADERGLDVYSDVIQGHMSSFDFVPSWLVSWHETNMFTDSDAVQAQARLVASVYEALADLPHFRGLTVGNECNQFTDRVHPRRMPSSSEEAEDWLLQLLTPLKQRAAQEGRVLLHCENDATWYQDGHSFLPRYASNIGDMTCIHSWVFNGAAQECGPLAEESTRHAEYLVELSKAFAGQPHRQVWLQEIGAPLNVMGAGQAADFCRSSVEHALDCSDMFGITWWCSHDVDLRFGDFPPFEHHLGLFDQEQHLKPIGKAFAQAVKEYTGKEVSRTRSTALVVDVDEHDDPLLRSACAPGGSIFEKWMELSRQGARPALVTSLHAADSSWLRDRGISECIAVKPVGGSSYNAVSDPSLLQNKS comes from the coding sequence ATGAAATTTGGAGTCAACTACACCCCCTCCCACAACTGGTTCTATTTCTGGCTGCATCCGGATTGGGATGCTGTCGCCAAAGACCTGGACGACATCGCCTCCCTTGGGCTGGATCATATCCGCATCTTCCCGCTGTGGACGCTGCTCCAGCCCAACAGGACCTGGATCAACTATGCCGCCCTGGACGACCTGAGGCATATGGCCGCCCTGGCGGATGAACGAGGGTTGGATGTCTATTCGGATGTGATTCAAGGGCACATGTCCAGCTTTGACTTTGTGCCCTCCTGGCTGGTCTCATGGCATGAAACCAACATGTTCACGGATTCGGACGCTGTCCAGGCGCAGGCCCGTCTGGTCGCTTCGGTCTATGAAGCCTTGGCGGATCTGCCGCATTTCCGCGGTCTGACCGTCGGGAACGAATGCAACCAGTTCACTGACCGTGTTCATCCGCGTCGAATGCCCTCCTCCTCCGAGGAGGCCGAAGACTGGCTGCTGCAGCTGTTGACCCCATTGAAGCAGAGGGCGGCCCAGGAGGGCCGCGTGCTTCTGCATTGCGAAAACGATGCGACCTGGTATCAGGATGGCCACTCTTTTCTTCCGCGATATGCGTCCAACATCGGAGACATGACCTGCATTCATTCCTGGGTTTTCAACGGCGCCGCCCAGGAGTGCGGTCCCTTGGCCGAGGAGAGCACGCGGCATGCCGAGTATCTGGTGGAGCTGTCGAAGGCCTTTGCCGGTCAGCCCCATCGGCAGGTCTGGCTGCAGGAGATCGGTGCCCCGCTCAATGTAATGGGCGCAGGGCAGGCTGCTGACTTTTGCAGGTCTTCAGTGGAGCATGCCCTCGATTGCAGCGATATGTTCGGCATCACCTGGTGGTGTTCGCATGACGTCGACCTGCGATTCGGTGATTTTCCTCCCTTTGAGCATCATCTGGGTCTGTTCGACCAAGAGCAGCATCTCAAGCCCATAGGCAAGGCCTTCGCCCAGGCAGTGAAGGAGTACACCGGCAAGGAGGTCTCCCGGACCAGGTCAACGGCTCTTGTTGTGGATGTGGACGAGCATGATGATCCTTTGCTCAGATCCGCCTGTGCGCCCGGCGGTTCTATCTTCGAGAAGTGGATGGAACTCAGCCGCCAAGGTGCTAGGCCGGCCCTGGTCACATCCCTGCACGCGGCGGACAGCAGCTGGCTGCGGGACAGGGGGATCAGTGAGTGCATTGCCGTCAAACCTGTTGGTGGAAGCTCCTATAACGCTGTATCCGACCCCTCACTTCTGCAGAATAAGTCCTGA
- a CDS encoding LacI family DNA-binding transcriptional regulator, translating into MRWRMDGESDGGETEARTGSSVHKGTDDARVNLKDIANELGISQTAVSFAINDKPGVSIQTKRRVREAAARMGWKPVYAAQALGSSRTMTVGFAPARSMDAFQTEGFMLHFMAGIHTSLSRSGYGLLFRPCATLDEELDTYRDWARRKRVDGVVLVDLLSDDPRPRLLHNLGLPAVLAGGPDSDNYLPSLSIDDSRTMTTIMNHLSSRGHARIAYLSGDENLDYSQARVCSFKEFVRRKNLGEPKVEFTDFTPDKAAALTLRLSSGKNPYTAFIYENEIMAAASLRAMLESRMTSITVPRSENKAAAPVSAYLGLPAMVSFEDSFICQSTYPSITSVHRDAGLYGTKVANLLLKIFRGERVGGNRRILTPKLVIRESTARPLR; encoded by the coding sequence ATGAGGTGGCGCATGGACGGCGAGTCCGATGGCGGAGAAACGGAAGCCAGAACGGGCTCGTCTGTTCATAAGGGGACGGACGATGCCAGGGTCAACCTCAAGGACATAGCCAACGAACTGGGGATATCCCAGACAGCGGTCTCCTTCGCCATCAATGACAAGCCTGGAGTCTCCATCCAGACCAAGCGCAGGGTTCGCGAAGCGGCTGCCAGGATGGGATGGAAACCAGTATATGCAGCCCAGGCCCTGGGCAGTTCCAGGACCATGACGGTGGGCTTCGCACCGGCCAGGTCCATGGATGCCTTCCAGACCGAAGGATTCATGCTGCATTTCATGGCTGGCATCCATACATCCCTGAGCAGGTCGGGATACGGCCTGCTCTTCCGCCCCTGCGCCACGCTTGACGAGGAGCTGGACACTTATCGGGACTGGGCCAGGCGCAAGCGGGTCGATGGGGTGGTCCTGGTTGATCTTCTCTCCGATGATCCCAGGCCTCGGCTTCTGCATAATCTAGGCCTGCCTGCAGTTTTGGCCGGAGGTCCGGACTCGGACAACTATCTGCCCTCGCTGTCCATCGACGATTCCAGAACCATGACGACGATCATGAACCATCTGAGCTCGCGTGGGCATGCCCGGATCGCTTATTTGTCGGGGGATGAAAACCTTGACTACAGCCAAGCCCGTGTCTGCTCCTTCAAGGAGTTCGTCCGTCGTAAAAACCTGGGGGAGCCGAAGGTGGAGTTCACGGACTTTACGCCGGACAAGGCCGCGGCCCTGACTCTTCGTCTGTCATCGGGGAAGAATCCGTATACGGCTTTTATCTATGAGAACGAGATCATGGCTGCAGCAAGTCTGCGAGCGATGCTGGAAAGCAGGATGACCTCCATAACAGTACCGAGGTCTGAGAATAAGGCTGCAGCTCCTGTTTCGGCCTATCTCGGTCTGCCGGCCATGGTCAGCTTCGAGGACAGCTTTATCTGTCAGAGCACCTATCCTTCCATTACATCAGTCCATCGTGATGCCGGGCTCTACGGCACCAAGGTGGCCAACCTGCTTCTGAAGATCTTCCGAGGGGAGCGGGTGGGGGGCAACCGCCGTATTCTGACCCCCAAGCTGGTCATTCGCGAGAGCACGGCGCGTCCTCTGCGATGA